The sequence GTTAGTGATTTTTTGTAATTGTCTGCCATTGGCTTGCACGAATAAAAAGTGATATTCATTTTTATGTTTACGTGCTAAAGAATCTACACGAGCACCCACTAAACCAAACAATAGTTTTTTCCACACTGGAAAATTATTTTCAACTGCAAAGCGATAATTAGGTACGGCTTTTAATGATACTAATTTCCCTTGAGGCTTTAATATACCAAGTTCTGCTTTTATCTCTTTTGCTCCCAAGGTGTCAATAACATAATCTATATCAGATAAAATGTTGGCATAGTTTTCCTCATGGTAATTTATGAATTTATCAGCGCCAATCGACAGTGTACGGGATCTACCTCTTTCACTGCCGCTTGTTATAACATATAACCCCATTGATTTAGCGATGGGGATTGCCATAGCACCAAAGCCGCCGGTTCCTCCAGGGATAAATAGCTTTTTGTTAGGCTGAGCATTGAGTACATCATTTAATGCTTGATAAGCAGTCAAAGCAGTGAGAGGAACAGCGGCTGCTTCAATAAAGGATAGATTTTTAGGCATTATGGATATAGCATCTTCATTGACGACCGCATATTCAGCAAAAGCTCCAATTTGATTAACTGGCAACCTCGTATAAATGTGGTCACCAACGTGGAAGTTCTTAACATCTTTTCCAACAGCCTCAATAACTCCAGATAGTTCATTTCCTAAAGTTAATGGTAAATCATAATCAGAAATCATTCGAATACTTCCATTTAAAATAAGGATATCTAATGGATTAACACCTGCTGCTTTTACTTTAACGAGCACCTCGCGGCTATTAAATTCTGGTATTTTAACATCATTCAATTCTACTTGAACTTCTTTTGAATATTTCTGCATTTGAGCAGCTTTCATTTTTTTATCCTCATCCTTTACAATATTTGGTGCTTTTTCATTGAAATGCAATCTCTCGCGTTGAATGTAAGTGACTCAAAACAAAAACCAGTGCTTAAAGGGAATATATGCCCAAGAATGCATCTTACGTTGCAAATACACCTAATTCACGCGTCAAACACTGATTTTCAGGTTGAGCCAAAAAAAGCGGCACAAACTTTTATTATATTAATTATCGAGACAACTGTTTCCCATAATTTCTAATTTTGATGAAAGAATGGCTTACAATTTTTCAGTTGTACGCCATTCTTCATCTTATAAGCTATACTTACCCCTCTTGAGATTTTAATTCTTTCATCATAGGATAATCCGTATAACCCAAGCTTCCGTTACCACCAAAGAATGTTGTACGGTCTGCTTCATTCAAAGGAAACCCTTTTTTGAGACGTTCTACTAAATCCGGATTAGCTAATGACCATACACCGACTGGTACCATATCAGCAACGCCATTATCAATATCTACACTAATATCTTCTAGAGCTCGACCAGCTCGATTGACTAATAATGGATTGGACCAAATTGAACGAATTTCTTGGAGCAGTGTTTCGTTTCCTACATGCATAACATGAAGGTAAGCCAAATTGAAATGAGCTAATTCTTTTACAAGATGGAGATAAACTTCAGGACCCTGTTCACCTTCTTCAATTCCACCAAGAGGTACCCCTGGTGAGATACGAAAGCCCGTTCTTTCTGCTCCAATTTCTTCAACGATTGCTTTCGTTATTTCGATAGCAAAGCGAGCACGATTCTCTATTGATCCACCGTATTTATCCGTTCGTTTATTAGAATTTTCTCCGATAAATTGATGAATTAGATAACCATTTGCTCCATGAATTTCAACACCATCAGCTCCTGCTTCAATAGCTGCAGATGCTGCTTTTCGGAAGTCTGCAATTGTCGCTTGAATATCTTCTTCACTTAACTCACGTGGAACGGGTATTTCCTGCATCCCTTTAGCAGTAAACATTTCTACTCCAGGTGCAATCGCAGATGGTGCAACTGCTTGACGATGATGTGGTGTATTGTCAGGGTGCGACATACGACCGACATGCATTAATTGGATATACATAAATCCACCTGATTCATGCACAGCATCCGTAACCTTTTTCCACCCTTCAATATGCTTTTCATTATAGATACCAGGTGACCATAAGTAACCTTGTCCATCATCAGAAGGTTGTGTACCTTCACTAATAATTAATCCCATAGATGCTCTTTGAGCATAATAAAGGGAACTTAGTTCTCCTGGAGTACCATCTTCTTGCGCCCTACTACGTGTCATTGGTGCCATCGCTAAACGATGAGGTAATTCCAAATTTCCAATTTTTATTTTGCTCCACAATTTATCCATTTTTGTACACTCCTCTTCAAATTATGTTACCCGTTGTATACGTGTGTCTTTTTACCTTTTGTTTGAAATTTCGGACAAATCACTGTATTAGTAATTTGTATTAGGAGAGATGTGGGTATAGAGCCGAGACTCCCCCAGCCAGACCTTTCTGAACCTTTCGGCTCACATCATCAGCAACAATTTCAAAGCTGTCGGATTCTAATCCATCAATAGCAATTTTTGCGATATCCTCAGGGTTGGATTTGGGAACTTCTAAGCTCGATGTCATGTCTGTCTCCATGAAGCCTACATGTAATCCAGCTACTCTCACATTTTGAGGATAGAGATTTAAACGTAGGTCGTTTGTCAATGCCCACTCTGCCGCTTTTGCAGCTGTATAAGCGCCAACAGTTCCCGAACTGACCCAAGATAATGCGGAAAGAATATTCAGAATCGTTCCTCCCCCATTATTTGCTAAAATCGGTGCGAAAGTTCGAACCATGGAAAGTGTGCCAAAGAAATGCGTATTAAACTCCAAATGTATTTTATCGAGATCACCGTCAATCAAAGAAGCACCTGTAGACGATCCTGCATTGTTGATCAAAAGCGTAACATCCTTAGCAACCATAGCGGCTGCAGCTACCTCTTGAGGGTTGGTAATATCAAGCTTCACAGGAATTACACCGGGAATGTCAATGGACTCCGGATTTCTTGCACCCGCATAAACCTTAGCCCCTCTGGATAGAAGTTCAAGTGCTAAATGGCGTCCAAAACCTCGGTTCGCGCCCGTTACAAATACGATTTGTTCAGAAATTTTCATTTTTATGTGCTCCTTTTAATGTTTATTTTAGTACAACAAAATTTCTTACTCCTCAAAACTACGCAAGTAATGATTTCCTTAAGGAGAAGTTTTGGGCATAGGCAAGTCTCGCTATATGGGAATGGTCATTCTAAAAAGTACAAAGGAATGATCCCTTCATTGAGAAATTTTTAAGTAAGGCAAGAATCATATACAAGAACGATCATTCTAAAAAACACAAAAGAAAAATCCCTTCATGGAAAGAGCTTAAGCAAGGCAAATCTCAAATATGAGAACAATCATTCTAAAAAAGGCATAAGCATTGATATCTTCATAGGAGAAACCTTTACTACAGTTCAGACTTTATCTTATAGGAACTATTTATCTAAAAGTTTTATCGATAAATTGGCTATACGGTGTAATTTTTCTTTGGGAATGGAGGTTCTTGTCATTACCCTTAACCCAACACACACAGTATGCAGATGTTCCGCCAGTACACCGGCATCATATTCTGAAGTAAATTCTCCCTCCTCTTGCCCCCATACAATAATATCCTTGAGTAGCTGCTCTGATAGTGTGAACGATTCAGTGGACTTTGAATCCACATCAGCATCGCGCATTGCCAATTCCACCGCCGAATTCACCATTAAACAGCCTGAAGGAGAGTTTTCTTCACCATATATCATGAAACTAAAAATAAACTGAAGAGCCTCCGCTGCATTCTTGGAGCGTTTAACTTCTCCAGTAAGCTCAGCACTGACTTTATCGCGAAATCGATCCATAGCTTTCAAAAACAGCGTATGTTTGTCGCCAAATGTATCATACAAACTTCTGCGGTGGATTCCCATATGCTCAACCAGATCGGTCATGGATGTCTTCTCATAACCTTGTTCCCAAAAGAGCTTCATCGCCTTGTCTAATACTACGTTCTCTTCGAATTCTTTACTTCTTGCCATTCTATTTTCCTCCTCTCCATAGTCACTATAACATATTGAGAACGAACGGTAAAGAAAGTAACCTCATAATAATTATTCCAAATATTATCAAATGTAGTGAAACTACCTATAGCAAATAAGGAAACTCCACAATCTCTTCTACATTTTATCTGTCAGCATAACCTAAATCCCTTGATCATATGATCCCAAGTATCTTACCAAAGACTGATTTTTAAGGAGAACATACTTTTGTGAAATAAAAAAACTGTTTTTTTCTGTGTAATTTAAGAAATTTGATTTTTATGATTTAGAAGGGAGGGCATTTTTTTTTGGGTATCAAAATCAAAACCCGACTCGTCGTTTGAAACATAAACAGCACCACAAATTGGCACACAGGATATAAGTAAGAAAGTAGTCATATTTCTATCACCCTAACATTTTTAGGAGTATTATTCCCATTCCTTATTCAACTAACCTGACCCTATAGTTTAAGTGCAATTCTTCACAAACTTCATTCTAATGATGAAAAAATATTCAATTTTTCTTGAGAGTTTTATTCCATT comes from Neobacillus endophyticus and encodes:
- a CDS encoding NADP-dependent oxidoreductase: MKAAQMQKYSKEVQVELNDVKIPEFNSREVLVKVKAAGVNPLDILILNGSIRMISDYDLPLTLGNELSGVIEAVGKDVKNFHVGDHIYTRLPVNQIGAFAEYAVVNEDAISIMPKNLSFIEAAAVPLTALTAYQALNDVLNAQPNKKLFIPGGTGGFGAMAIPIAKSMGLYVITSGSERGRSRTLSIGADKFINYHEENYANILSDIDYVIDTLGAKEIKAELGILKPQGKLVSLKAVPNYRFAVENNFPVWKKLLFGLVGARVDSLARKHKNEYHFLFVQANGRQLQKITNLVEKENITPSIDSIYNFNDINKALIKVSTGHSQGKVIVTF
- a CDS encoding TetR/AcrR family transcriptional regulator encodes the protein MARSKEFEENVVLDKAMKLFWEQGYEKTSMTDLVEHMGIHRRSLYDTFGDKHTLFLKAMDRFRDKVSAELTGEVKRSKNAAEALQFIFSFMIYGEENSPSGCLMVNSAVELAMRDADVDSKSTESFTLSEQLLKDIIVWGQEEGEFTSEYDAGVLAEHLHTVCVGLRVMTRTSIPKEKLHRIANLSIKLLDK
- a CDS encoding SDR family oxidoreductase, with the protein product MKISEQIVFVTGANRGFGRHLALELLSRGAKVYAGARNPESIDIPGVIPVKLDITNPQEVAAAAMVAKDVTLLINNAGSSTGASLIDGDLDKIHLEFNTHFFGTLSMVRTFAPILANNGGGTILNILSALSWVSSGTVGAYTAAKAAEWALTNDLRLNLYPQNVRVAGLHVGFMETDMTSSLEVPKSNPEDIAKIAIDGLESDSFEIVADDVSRKVQKGLAGGVSALYPHLS
- a CDS encoding alkene reductase, whose product is MDKLWSKIKIGNLELPHRLAMAPMTRSRAQEDGTPGELSSLYYAQRASMGLIISEGTQPSDDGQGYLWSPGIYNEKHIEGWKKVTDAVHESGGFMYIQLMHVGRMSHPDNTPHHRQAVAPSAIAPGVEMFTAKGMQEIPVPRELSEEDIQATIADFRKAASAAIEAGADGVEIHGANGYLIHQFIGENSNKRTDKYGGSIENRARFAIEITKAIVEEIGAERTGFRISPGVPLGGIEEGEQGPEVYLHLVKELAHFNLAYLHVMHVGNETLLQEIRSIWSNPLLVNRAGRALEDISVDIDNGVADMVPVGVWSLANPDLVERLKKGFPLNEADRTTFFGGNGSLGYTDYPMMKELKSQEG